The Lycium barbarum isolate Lr01 chromosome 10, ASM1917538v2, whole genome shotgun sequence genome includes a region encoding these proteins:
- the LOC132615622 gene encoding LOW QUALITY PROTEIN: UDP-glucosyltransferase 29-like (The sequence of the model RefSeq protein was modified relative to this genomic sequence to represent the inferred CDS: deleted 1 base in 1 codon) yields the protein MESKKNTFSVLMIPWLAHGHINPFLELAKKLANRNIHIYMCSTPVNLSSIKKRVTEKYSQSIELVEFHLPSLPDLPPHYHTTNGLPSHLISTLKKAFDVSTPNFSKKLQTLNPDLVIYDFNLPWAAECSSSMNIPAVQFLTFSAAVIAFGIHMYDKPGEMFPFPEIYLREYEMLSLKKVLKEVPGGKFPFDQGLRRSQDIILMKTCRDFEGKYMDYLSSLVSKKTVPVGTLVQESIYHEEITQWLDKKEECTTVFVSFGSEYFLSKEEIHAVAQGLELSKVNFIWVIRSPQGEKISSIQDTLPEGFLERVGERGKVMEGWAPQATILQHTSIGGFVSHCGWSSVTESMKFGVPIIGMPIHLDQPKNARLVGYIGMGVEAVRDDSGKLKSEEIAKAMRKVVVEKSGEAVRKKAKELSETMNAKGDDEIDGVVEELVALCSSK from the exons ATGGAGTCCAAAAAAAACACCTTTAGCGTACTCATGATACCATGGTTAGCCCATGGTCACATAAATCCATTCCTAGAGCTAGCCAAGAAGCTTGCAAACAGAAACATACACATTTACATGTGTTCCACTCCGGTAAATCTAAGCTCCATCAAGAAAAGAGTCACAGAGAAGTATTCTCAGTCAATAGAATTAGTTGAGTTTCATCTTCCATCTTTGCCAGATCTTCCTCCTCATTACCACACGACTAACGGCCTTCCATCCCATCTCATCTCCACCCTCAAAAAAGCTTTTGATGTGAGCACTCCAAACTTCTCTAAGAAATTACAAACTCTAAATCCAGACTTGGTCATTTATGACTTCAATCTGCCATGGGCTGCTGAGTGTTCTTCCTCTATGAACATTCCTGCTGTGCAGTTCCTCACTTTTAGCGCAGCCGTGATTGCTTTCGGCATCCACATGTATGATAAGCCAGGAGAAATGTTCCCATTTCCTGAAATTTACCTGCGTGAATACGAAATGCTTTCATTGAAGAAAGTTCTTAAGGAAGTACCAGGTGGGAAGTTC CCATTCGATCAGGGTCTTAGGCGATCACAGGACATTATTCTGATGAAAACCTGCAGAGATTTTGAAGGGAAATATATGGATTATCTTTCAAGTTTGGTCTCCAAGAAAACAGTCCCAGTTGGTACACTAGTTCAGGAATCCATTTACCATGAGGAAATCACACAATGGCTTGACAAGAAAGAAGAATGTACAACTGTGTTTGTTTCATTTGGGAGTGAGTATTTTCTATCCAAGGAGGAAATACATGCAGTAGCTCAAGGGCTAGAACTTAGCAAAGTGAACTTCATTTGGGTCATTAGGTCTCCACAAGGGGAAAAAATTAGTAGTATTCAAGATACATTACCAGAAGGGTTTCTTGAAAGAGTAGGAGAAAGAGGAAAGGTTATGGAAGGATGGGCTCCTCAAGCAACAATTCTTCAACACACAAGCATTGGTGGCTTTGTGAGTCACTGTGGATGGAGTTCTGTCACGGAAAGTATGAAGTTTGGTGTGCCCATAATTGGCATGCCCATACACCTGGATCAACCTAAGAATGCTAGGCTTGTGGGATATATAGGGATGGGAGTCGAAGCAGTGAGGGACGATAGTGGGAAGTTAAAGAGTGAAGAGATTGCAAAGGCGATGAGGAAGGTGGTAGTCGAGAAAAGCGGGGAGGCTGTAAGAAAGAAAGCTAAGGAACTGAGTGAGACGATGAATGCAAAAGGGGATGATGAGATAGATGGCGTGGTGGAAGAGCTGGTGGCACTTTGCAGCAGCAAATGA
- the LOC132615862 gene encoding UDP-glucosyltransferase 29-like: MEAKKNTISVLMLPWLAHGHISPFLELAKKLTNKNFHIYMCSTPVNLNSIKESVTEKYSQLIELVEIHLPSLPNLPPHYHTTNGLPSHLMNTLKTAFEMAAPKFSKILQTLKPDLVIYDFNQPWAADSASSMNIPAVLLLTFGAADVSFAIQMSTEEKFPFPEIYLREYEMLSLKEAITDAPGNKFELDEALRRSRDIILVKTCRDFEGKYMDYLSTLVSKKIVPVGSLVQESIDRDDHEEITQWLDKKEECSSVFVSFGSEYFLSNEQIHAVAQGLELSKVNFIWVIRFPQGEKISIQDALPEGFLERVGERGMVMDGWAPQATILQHPSIGGFVSHCGWSSFMESMKFGVPIIAMPMHLDQPMNARLVEYIEMGVEALRDENGKLQSEEIAKVIRKVVADESGEAVRKKVKELSEKMNMKGDEEIDEVVEELVALCSYK, from the coding sequence ATGGAGGCCAAGAAAAACACCATTAGCGTACTGATGTTACCATGGCTAGCACATGGTCACATAAGTCCATTTCTAGAGTTGGCCAAAAAACTCACAAATAAAAACTTTCACATTTACATGTGTTCCACTCCTGTGAACCTAAACTCCATCAAGGAAAGTGTCACAGAGAAATATTCTCAGTTAATAGAATTAGTTGAGATTCATCTTCCATCTTTGCCAAATCTTCCTCCTCATTACCACACCACGAATGGCCTTCCATCCCATCTCATGAACACTCTCAAAACAGCTTTTGAAATGGCCGCTCCAaaattttccaaaatattacaAACTCTAAAGCCGGATTTGGTCATTTATGACTTCAATCAGCCATGGGCTGCTGATTCTGCTTCCTCTATGAACATTCCTGCAGTGCTGCTCCTCACTTTTGGTGCAGCTGATGTTTCTTTCGCAATCCAAATGTCCACAGAAGAGAAGTTCCCATTTCCTGAAATTTACCTGCGAGAATACGAAATGCTTTCATTGAAGGAAGCTATTACTGACGCACCAGGTAACAAGTTTGAATTAGACGAGGCCCTTAGGCGATCGCGCGACATTATTCTGGTGAAAACTTGCAGAGATTTTGAAGGGAAATATATGGATTATCTTTCAACTTTGGTTTCCAAGAAAATAGTCCCCGTTGGTTCACTAGTTCAAGAATCCATTGACCGAGATGACCACGAGGAAATCACACAATGGCTTGACAAGAAAGAAGAATGTTCAAGTGTGTTTGTTTCATTTGGGAGTGAGTATTTTCTATCTAATGAGCAGATACATGCAGTAGCTCAAGGACTAGAGCTTAGCAAAGTGAACTTCATTTGGGTCATTAGGTTTCCACAAGGTGAAAAAATTAGTATTCAAGATGCATTACCAGAAGGGTTTCTTGAAAGGGTAGGAGAAAGAGGAATGGTTATGGATGGATGGGCCCCTCAAGCAACAATTCTTCAACACCCATCAATAGGTGGGTTCGTGAGTCACTGTGGATGGAGTTCTTTCATGGAAAGTATGAAGTTTGGTGTGCCCATAATTGCCATGCCCATGCATCTTGATCAACCAATGAATGCTAGGCTTGTGGAGTATATCGAGATGGGAGTGGAAGCATTGAGGGATGAGAATGGAAAGTTACAAAGTGAAGAAATTGCAAAGGTGATAAGGAAAGTGGTAGCGGACGAAAGTGGGGAGGCTGTGAGGAAGAAAGTTAAGGAACTGAGTGAGAAGATGAATATGAAAGGGGATGAGGAAATAGACGAAGTGGTGGAAGAGTTGGTGGCTCTTTGTAGCTACAAATGA
- the LOC132615861 gene encoding UDP-glucosyltransferase 29-like, translating into MEAKKKTISVLMLPWLAHGHINPFLELAKKLANRTFHIYMCSTLVNLNSIKKRVIEKYSQSIELVELHLPSLPDLPPHYHTTNGLPPHLMDTLKTAFEMAAPKFTKILQSLNPDLVIHDYNQPWVTDSASSLNIPAVQFPTFSATVVALAIHMSENTEEKFPFPEIYLHQYEMLSLKKDIDEAPRRKFPFDQALRRSHDIILVKTCREFEGKYMDHLSNLVSKKIVPVGSLVQESIDRDDHDEEITQWLDKKEKYSTVFVSFGSEYFLSNEQINAVAEGLELSKVNFIWVIRFPQGEKIIFQDALPEGFLQKVGERGMVMEGWAPQATILQHPSIGGFVSHCGWSSFMESMKFGVPIIAMPMHIDQPMNARLVEYIGMGVEAVRDENGKLQSEEIAKVIRRVVADESGETVRKKIKELSEKMNMKGDEEIDGVVEELMALCRNK; encoded by the coding sequence ATGGAGGCAAAGAAGAAGACCATTAGTGTACTCATGTTACCCTGGCTAGCCCATGGTCACATAAATCCATTTCTAGAGCTAGCCAAAAAGCTTGCAAATAGGACCTTCCACATTTACATGTGTTCTACTCTTGTAAACCTTAATTCCATCAAGAAAAGAGTCATAGAGAAGTATTCTCAGTCAATAGAATTAGTTGAGCTTCATCTTCCATCTTTGCCAGATCTTCCTCCTCATTACCACACCACAAATGGCCTCCCACCCCATCTCATGGACACTCTCAAAACAGCATTTGAAATGGCCGCTCCAAAGTTTACCAAAATATTACAAAGTCTAAATCCTGACTTAGTCATTCATGACTACAATCAGCCTTGGGTTACTGATTCGGCGTCCTCTCTGAACATTCCTGCTGTGCAGTTCCCCACTTTTAGTGCAACTGTTGTTGCTTTGGCCATCCATATGTCTGAAAACACAGAAGAGAAGTTCCCATTTCCTGAAATTTACCTGCACCAATACGAAATGCTTTCATTGAAGAAAGATATTGATGAAGCACCACGTAGGAAGTTCCCATTTGACCAGGCTCTTAGGCGATCGCACGACATTATTCTGGTAAAAACTTGCAGAGAGTTTGAAGGGAAATATATGGATCATCTTTCAAATTTGGTTTCCAAGAAAATAGTCCCCGTAGGTTCACTAGTTCAAGAATCCATTGACCGAGATGACCATGATGAGGAAATCACACAATGGCTTGACAAGAAAGAAAAATATTCAACTGTGTTTGTTTCATTTGGGAGTGAGTATTTTCTATCTAATGAGCAGATAAACGCAGTAGCTGAAGGACTAGAGCTTAGCAAAGTGAACTTCATTTGGGTCATTAGGTTTCCACAAggtgaaaaaattatttttcaggaTGCATTACCAGAAGGGTTTCTTCAAAAGGTAGGAGAAAGAGGAATGGTTATGGAGGGATGGGCCCCTCAAGCAACAATTCTTCAACACCCATCAATAGGTGGGTTCGTGAGTCACTGTGGATGGAGTTCTTTCATGGAAAGTATGAAGTTTGGTGTGCCCATAATTGCCATGCCAATGCACATTGACCAACCAATGAATGCTAGACTTGTGGAGTATATTGGGATGGGAGTGGAAGCAGTGAGGGACGAGAATGGAAAGTTACAAAGTGAAGAAATTGCAAAGGTGATAAGGAGAGTGGTAGCAGACGAAAGTGGGGAGACTGTGAGGAAGAAAATTAAGGAACTGAGTGAGAAGATGAATATGAAAGGGGATGAGGAGATAGATGGTGTGGTGGAAGAGTTGATGGCTCTTTGTAGAAACAAATGA